The following coding sequences are from one uncultured Desulfobacter sp. window:
- a CDS encoding ABC-F family ATP-binding cassette domain-containing protein: MLNIESITKGFADQVLLDNTGIQINSGERVGLVGRNGHGKTTLLNIIAGTEHPDDGRVIVPSGYRIGVLSQHIKFSKPTVLEEAMLGLPDHERDHFWKAEKILSGLGFSEDAMQKDPMQFSGGYQVRLNLAKVLVSEPDLLILDEPTNYLDITSIRWITGFLISWPREMLLVTHDRGFMDNVVTHVVGIHRRKMKKIEGDTAKYYLQVAQDEEIYEKTRVNEEKRKKEIELFISRFRAKARLANMVQSRVKTLAKLDSKDKLAELKNLDFSFNYLPFAGKQVLTCEELTFGYDKNNPLIKDFSLTVYPGDRVAVIGKNGKGKTTFLKLISQSMEPDSGWVRPNPGVAIGYFEQTNIQTLNQQFTVEEEILHAYPETDRQMARNICGAMMFEQDAALKKISVLSGGEKARVMLGKLLIRPLNLLLLDEPSNHLDIESSDAFVEALNAFEGAVVLVTHNEMFLHALANRLVIFNSTGIDIFEGTYQEFLEKQGWEDEEQIPVRRKKNAQLPKKELRKRKSEIVAERSKQLTPINKTINKLEREIEAKEAKMARVNDDLLAASQDQDGLKIATLSKEHAKLESEIEALFDTFADISEQADKIKNKFDRELAGLEGGD; encoded by the coding sequence ATGCTGAATATAGAATCCATAACCAAAGGATTCGCCGATCAGGTATTGCTTGACAACACGGGCATCCAGATCAATTCCGGTGAACGGGTGGGCCTGGTGGGAAGAAACGGTCATGGAAAAACCACGCTTTTAAATATCATTGCAGGCACGGAGCACCCCGATGACGGGCGGGTTATTGTGCCCAGTGGATATCGGATCGGCGTGCTGTCCCAGCATATAAAATTCAGCAAACCTACGGTCCTTGAAGAGGCCATGCTTGGCCTGCCGGACCATGAGCGCGACCATTTCTGGAAAGCTGAAAAGATTTTGTCGGGTCTGGGGTTTTCCGAAGACGCCATGCAAAAGGACCCGATGCAGTTTTCCGGCGGCTACCAGGTGCGGTTAAATCTTGCAAAAGTATTGGTCTCCGAACCTGACCTGCTGATTCTTGATGAGCCCACCAATTATCTGGACATTACATCCATCCGCTGGATTACCGGATTTCTTATCTCCTGGCCAAGGGAGATGCTTCTAGTAACCCATGACCGGGGATTCATGGATAATGTGGTCACCCATGTTGTGGGGATTCACCGCCGCAAGATGAAAAAGATAGAGGGCGATACGGCTAAATATTATCTCCAGGTGGCCCAGGACGAAGAGATCTATGAAAAAACCCGGGTCAATGAGGAAAAGCGCAAAAAAGAGATTGAACTGTTCATCAGCCGGTTCCGGGCCAAGGCAAGGCTGGCCAACATGGTGCAGTCCAGAGTCAAGACCCTTGCCAAGCTTGACTCAAAAGACAAACTGGCAGAATTGAAAAACTTGGATTTTTCCTTTAATTATCTGCCGTTTGCCGGAAAACAAGTGCTGACTTGCGAAGAGTTAACGTTTGGGTACGATAAAAACAATCCGCTAATTAAAGACTTCTCTTTGACCGTCTATCCCGGGGACCGCGTCGCTGTGATCGGTAAAAACGGAAAAGGGAAAACCACATTCTTAAAATTAATCAGTCAGAGTATGGAGCCGGACTCAGGATGGGTAAGACCCAATCCGGGTGTGGCAATCGGCTATTTTGAGCAGACCAATATCCAGACCTTGAATCAGCAGTTTACTGTGGAAGAAGAGATTTTGCACGCCTATCCTGAAACCGATCGCCAGATGGCCAGAAACATCTGCGGCGCCATGATGTTTGAACAGGATGCGGCTTTGAAAAAGATCAGTGTTCTGTCCGGCGGGGAAAAGGCAAGGGTCATGCTGGGTAAACTGTTGATCCGGCCTTTGAATCTTCTGCTCTTGGATGAGCCGTCAAACCATCTTGACATTGAATCCAGTGATGCCTTTGTGGAGGCGCTAAATGCCTTTGAGGGTGCAGTGGTCCTTGTCACCCATAATGAGATGTTTCTGCATGCCCTGGCAAACCGCCTGGTGATATTTAACTCCACCGGCATCGATATCTTTGAGGGTACCTACCAGGAATTTCTTGAAAAACAGGGGTGGGAAGATGAAGAACAGATCCCTGTCCGGCGAAAAAAAAACGCACAGCTTCCCAAAAAAGAGCTGCGCAAAAGAAAATCGGAGATTGTGGCCGAAAGATCAAAGCAGTTAACGCCGATAAATAAAACGATTAATAAACTTGAACGCGAGATCGAGGCAAAGGAAGCCAAAATGGCCCGGGTGAACGACGATCTGCTTGCGGCATCCCAGGACCAGGACGGATTAAAAATTGCCACTTTATCCAAAGAACATGCTAAACTGGAATCCGAAATTGAGGCCCTGTTTGATACCTTTGCGGACATCTCAGAGCAGGCAGATAAGATAAAAAATAAATTTGACCGGGAATTGGCCGGCCTTGAAGGTGGGGATTAA